From one Lolium rigidum isolate FL_2022 chromosome 4, APGP_CSIRO_Lrig_0.1, whole genome shotgun sequence genomic stretch:
- the LOC124647824 gene encoding LOB domain-containing protein 12-like encodes MGSGTPCASCKLLRRRCTKDCIFAPFFPADDPHKFAIVHKVFGASNVSKMLLELPVQQRGDAVSSLVYEANARVRDPVYGCVGAISFLQNQVSQLQMQLAVAQAEILCIQMQQRDASQSQLNDDADHSIGAMQQMVVDDAAAAEAFLMQNGGGGFPQQLMSSYGGGAPASNVHLYAQDHLKRESLWT; translated from the exons ATGGGTAGCGGGACGCCGTGCGCGTCGTGCAAGCTGCTCCGGCGGCGGTGCACCAAGGACTGTATCTTCGCGCCCTTCTTCCCCGCCGACGACCCCCACAAGTTTGCCATCGTCCACAAGGTCTTCGGCGCCAGCAACGTCAGCAAGATGCTCCTG GAGCTACCGGTGCAGCAGCGCGGGGACGCGGTGAGCAGCCTGGTGTACGAGGCGAACGCGCGGGTGCGGGACCCGGTGTACGGCTGCGTGGGGGCCATCTCCTTCCTGCAGAACCAGGTGTCGCAGCTGCAGATGCAGCTCGCCGTCGCGCAGGCCGAGATCCTCTGCATCCAGATGCAGCAGCGAGACGCCTCCCAGTCCCAGCTGAACGACGACGCAGACCACAGCATCGGGGCGATGCAGCAAATGGTCGTCGACgacgcggcagcggcggaggcatTCCTGATGCAGAACGGCGGGGGCGGCTTCCCGCAGCAGCTGATGAGCAGctacggcggcggcgctccggcctCCAACGTGCATCTCTACGCTCAGGACCACCTCAAGAGGGAGTCGCTCTGGACGTAG